Within Flagellimonas maritima, the genomic segment TATCCTACTTCTGTTAACGATTCGCAAATGGTAATAAAGGTCTTACCCTTGTCATGGCTTTTTAGGTTTTTCACATTTTCAAGAAGGAAAGTTGCTGGTTGCTTTATTCGTAATATTTCTTTCACTTTAAAAAACTCTGTCCCTTGAGTTGCATCTTCAAAACCGTGCAATCTTCCAAGACTATTTTTTTTTGAAACTCCAGCTAATGAAAAAGGCTGGCATGGGAATCCAGCAGTTAATAAATCGTGATTAGGTATTTGATTTTGAATATCTTCAATCTCATGAATATCACCAAAGGGTATCTCTCCATGAAAAGCATTATAGGTAATTTGAGAATACTTATCCCACTCAGACGAAAACACGCAATCGTTACCGTGAGCTTCAAAGGCAAATCTTATACCTCCAATACCAGCGTACAAGTCAATAAATTCCATATAAACGAATTTATGAAATTATCAATATCCATATAAGATTAATTTCATGAGTTATTTTTAAATTAATAACATAATCCTATTCCACACACATTTATTCATGGCCAATTATTTTCTTATAGGAATTCATGCACTTCGTTTCTCGGTGTCACTCCCCTCCTATCCCTTCGGCTCGCCATACCACGGAAAATAATATCACAATCAGAAATCCAATTAGTAGGCACGGACATTACCACCTTCTACCTCCCTACAATTAAATTCATCAATTGCACACGTTTTATGATCAAATGCGTTAACCACATATTGTCCAATGGCTGTATCTTGTATAAAAACAAACAGATATGCCATTTATAACAAATAAAACAGCCAAGGAACCCGTTGATATTTTTTATGAGGACTATGGGGAAGGGCAACCCGTAATCCTAATTCATGGGTGGCCTCTTAGCCAAAAGTCTTGGGAACAACAGGTCTGGAAAATTGTGGAGGAAGGATATCGCTGCATTTCGTACGACCGTAGGGGATTTGGGATTTCTTCCGCACCGTGGGAAGCTTATGATTACTCTTCACTTGCCAGTGATCTGAACACCATTATAGAAAAGCTTGATTTAAAGGAGTGTGTAATCGTCGGTTTTTCTATGGGCGGCGGGGAGGTCGTTCGTTACTTGACAGATTATGGTACCGAACGTATTGACAAGGCCGCATTGATTAGCTCCATAGTTCCTTTGGTCAAGCAAAAAGATGATAACCCCAACGGTGTGCCCGAGGAAGCGCTCAATGACATTAAGGAAGCGCTACAAAACGACCGTGTCGGGTTTTTGAAAAACTTCCATAAGGGATTTTATAATTATGACGGCAATACGGATAGAATATCGGAGGCACAATTGGAATATGACTTTATTATAGCTTCGCATGCCTCGCCCCGTGCCACCATCCAAGCCGCACTCGCTTGGATGCATACCGATTTTAGGCCAGAACTCAAGAACGTTACCGTCCCCACGCTTATCGTTCACGGCGATGCCGACGAAACTGTACCCATCGCAACTTCGGCCGAACAAGCGGCGAAGGGCATTTCAGATAACAGGTTTGAAATTATTAAGGGCGGTCCGCACGGCCTGAACATCACCCATGCGGAGGAGCTTAACACGATTTTAATAGATTTTTTAAAAAGCTGAACCCCATTTGGACGGATGGTGTAAAATTATCGTTCCCAACTTTATCCGTATAAGGTCTCACTGGCTCTCGATGCGTAAATTTTGTATCATTATCATCTTGATTATAGCCGTGGTCTCCTGCAAAAAATTGACGGAAGCCACGGATCTTATCACCAGGCCCTCGGCACGGGAGGTTTATGCAAGAAATTTTGAAGGGGACACCGTTATTTTTCCGAAATGGGAACGGGCCTTTAAAAAAGGCTTGCGGGATAGCCTTCAAATTGCCTTGCCTTATCTGGAAAAAGGATTGTTCCGACCGGCGAACATGACCGTTCACAGCTATACTGTTATATTGAAAGAGGGAGAGAACTTTATGCTGAGCGTTGAAACCGATTCAATCGATGAGAAGGTGTTCTTGGATGTTTTTGATTGGACCCCCGCTGAACCGAATCAATCCAAGAAAATCATTGAAAATCGACCTGGCGAAAAATCCATCTCATTTTATGTTAAGAAATCCGGAGTATATAAAATCTTGGTTCAACCTGAAATCTCGCTATATTCAAATTTTAAAATACTCGCAAAGCGAAATCCAAGCTATGCTTTCCCTGTTCTTGGGAAAGGAAACCGTTCAATCCAAAGTTTCTGGGGCGCTCCCAAGGGTGGAGGCACTCGCTCCCATAAGGGTATCGATATTTTTGCCAAACGGGGTACACCCATAATTGCCGTTGTCAAGGGCAGTGTTTCTTCTGTAGGCGAGCGTGGCCTGGGCGGTAAACAGGTCTGGCTTTCTGATGGACTTTTTGGCAATTCATTGTATTATGCACATTTGGACAGTATTGCTGTCCGTTCGGGCCAGAGGGTACAGATAGGGGATACTTTGGGATTTGTTGGAAATACTGGAAATGCCAAAACCACTTCCCCACATTTACATTTTGGAATCTATAAAAGGTTCGGTGGAGCAGTAGACCCTCTGCCGTTTGTAAAAAAACAAGAGCCGATCAGTGATTTTGACCTAGTTGCCTCAATTCCACTGGAAAATGGTATCATCTCATCCGGAAAGGCCAATTTGAGGGTATCCAACTCGTCCAAAGCAAAAAAAGTCGGTGAATTGGTCAGAAGGGATTCCGTGACGGTAATGGGCCTAACCAAAGATTGGACGCATGTTCTTACCAAGGAAGGCCAGAAAGCCTTTTTATACAGATCACTTATAAGTCCTTATTAAGTTTAACAGCATCCGTTCTTTCTCAGGTATGCAAAGCCTCGTAACAAAATATTCTACTGTTTTATCACCTTTCAGCACAAAATATTTAAAAGAAATTCAAAGAAAATCCCTTTTTACTAGGATTTCTGCAAAAAAATATTAGTTTATAAGAACATAACTTTAAACATAAAGAAATATATGAGGCAATTAAAGATTACCAAACAAATCACGAACAGGGATACCAAATCATTGGAAAAGTACTTTCAAGAAATATCAAAAATTGATTTGATTACCGCAGAAGAAGAAGTGGAACTGGCCAGAAAAATTCGTGATGGTGACCAAATTGCCCTTAACAAATTAGTAAACGCCAACTTGCGTTTTGTGGTTTCCGCAGCCAAACAATACCAAGGGAACGGTCTACGGCTTTCCGACCTGATCAATGAAGGAAACCTGGGATTGGTGAAAGCGGCCCAGCGCTTTGACGAAACACGGGGCTTCAAATTTATCTCATACGCCGTATGGTGGATTCGCCAAGGAATATTACAGGCGATTTCCGAACAATCGCGTATGGTGCGGTTGCCCTTGAACAAAATCAGCGAAATCAGCAAGATAAAGAAAGTGTACTCTTCTTTGGAACAGATGTACCAACGTCCCCCCAGTGCGGTTGAGATTGCCAGGGAATTGGACATGAGTACCGCCCAGGTAAAACTGGCGATGAAAAATTCTGGAAGGCACCTGTCCATGGACGCTCCTTTTGAGGAAGGGGAATCCTCCAATTTGTACAACGTGATAAAATCAAAGGGAACAACCAGCCCAGATGCCAAAGTGATGAACGATTCGCTTAAAACCGATATTAATCAAGTACTGAACACACTCCCAAGCAGGGAAAGTGAAATTATACGGCTTTACTACGGTCTTGGGGAACGAAACCCAAAGAGCTTGAGCGAAATAGGCGAACTTTTTGACATAACCAGGGAGCGCGTAAGACAGATCAGGGAAAAAGCCATCCGTATTCTCAGGAAAAAATCCCGCAATGAAGTTTTGCTGGCTTATCTGTAAATGCATA encodes:
- a CDS encoding alpha/beta fold hydrolase, translating into MPFITNKTAKEPVDIFYEDYGEGQPVILIHGWPLSQKSWEQQVWKIVEEGYRCISYDRRGFGISSAPWEAYDYSSLASDLNTIIEKLDLKECVIVGFSMGGGEVVRYLTDYGTERIDKAALISSIVPLVKQKDDNPNGVPEEALNDIKEALQNDRVGFLKNFHKGFYNYDGNTDRISEAQLEYDFIIASHASPRATIQAALAWMHTDFRPELKNVTVPTLIVHGDADETVPIATSAEQAAKGISDNRFEIIKGGPHGLNITHAEELNTILIDFLKS
- a CDS encoding M23 family metallopeptidase; this encodes MRKFCIIIILIIAVVSCKKLTEATDLITRPSAREVYARNFEGDTVIFPKWERAFKKGLRDSLQIALPYLEKGLFRPANMTVHSYTVILKEGENFMLSVETDSIDEKVFLDVFDWTPAEPNQSKKIIENRPGEKSISFYVKKSGVYKILVQPEISLYSNFKILAKRNPSYAFPVLGKGNRSIQSFWGAPKGGGTRSHKGIDIFAKRGTPIIAVVKGSVSSVGERGLGGKQVWLSDGLFGNSLYYAHLDSIAVRSGQRVQIGDTLGFVGNTGNAKTTSPHLHFGIYKRFGGAVDPLPFVKKQEPISDFDLVASIPLENGIISSGKANLRVSNSSKAKKVGELVRRDSVTVMGLTKDWTHVLTKEGQKAFLYRSLISPY
- a CDS encoding sigma-70 family RNA polymerase sigma factor, with protein sequence MRQLKITKQITNRDTKSLEKYFQEISKIDLITAEEEVELARKIRDGDQIALNKLVNANLRFVVSAAKQYQGNGLRLSDLINEGNLGLVKAAQRFDETRGFKFISYAVWWIRQGILQAISEQSRMVRLPLNKISEISKIKKVYSSLEQMYQRPPSAVEIARELDMSTAQVKLAMKNSGRHLSMDAPFEEGESSNLYNVIKSKGTTSPDAKVMNDSLKTDINQVLNTLPSRESEIIRLYYGLGERNPKSLSEIGELFDITRERVRQIREKAIRILRKKSRNEVLLAYL